The sequence below is a genomic window from Penaeus monodon isolate SGIC_2016 chromosome 14, NSTDA_Pmon_1, whole genome shotgun sequence.
CTGTGCTATCCAATGCAGTACTATCCAACATCAGTGTTTCATCAGCCCTTGTTGTTGTATGTGGTCTGACAGGTGTACCATTACCATCCCTTGGTCGCTGAGGCTGAAAATGTCAATATTCATATAACCTGCATGATAGATGCGGATTCATAAGTGTGTCCATCAAAGACTGAacagaaaatatttttctatgtaaAACCTAAAATCAGCTAAATTCATTCTTGAAAGTTTGCAGATgtacaacaaaaaatcaaaagaacaGAAATTATTAGTTAATTGCATCCTTGTAATCCAGTGTGTAATGTACCATAAACCAAAGAAATTTCTAATGACAGGTGTGGGATCTCCTTACCTTGATAGGGGAAGGGCTGAAGGATATCAGTCCACTAAATCTGCGTGGATCTTCCTCATCCTTAGTGCTGCAAGGAAAGACATTATTGGATTAGCATAtaaaagacaaagtaaaaaaaaatatatatatatatattgcaaaaaaataataaaaaactaagcaTTTGTgatgatcattatctttacagTTCTGCAGCATTTAACTCTttttcaccataaaaaaaaataataataataaaaattcttatAGCTCACCCAAGAAGTTGCTGGGCAAGAAAGGGGGCCAGAGACTGACGCCCAGAAACCAGAGGATCAAACTTGACATAGAGGGAATTTCGCACCAGATTAATCTTGTCTCCTTCCATCCCGTGTGAACCCAGGACATCAAGGTCTTCTGGGTTATTAAAGACTATCAAAAGAAGAGATGGTTAATAAACTGCTCTTTCAAAgctatataatagtgataatagatgaCAAAACATTCTTATATGGACTCAATATTCATCTAACACAGTACCAAACTTTCAAGTTAACTgcatttaaacatttaaacaacTTTACATACTGTATCTAAAAGGCATCTTGAAGTTCTTTACACCCTCTGCAGTATTTATAACTTTAAATTAATGTATTCTACAACTATGGTGTAGTTAGTCATCTTATTTTTCTGTCAAGATTTTCTATTACTTCCTTGTACGCTACTTTATCACATGGTCAATCTACCTAGAACAAATCACCCACAATAATTTCTAAAAGGGACAGCCAATTAAAAATTAAGTATATACCTTAAAAACTGCTAATCATGAACTACTGACATTGGAATGACTAGAAAATACATCAGCCCCTGCTTCACAACCCACATTACTTAGAAATCATTACTTAAGTTCAGGATGATGTATCATAAGTACTGTGCAATACCAACCACtgtttcccaatatttttttttgtctaactaAACAGCTCATCCTTTATCCAGCAACTCACTTGGATGAAAGGTTGCATCCTGAAATTTTTCTCCTTCCGAAAGGTCTTGGTCACAACCGGATACTGTTAAATTTGCAGTTTATAGAGAACTATTCAAACATTTCAGAACAATCATTATTGCACATGAACCTAAAAtcctaataaaagaaaaaatccttacATTCAGTGGCACTGGTGAATTCGTCCATTCCGAAAGCCTCTTGTTTTGCTGACGAGTGCCTTGCCGGTAGGGGACTGAAGACATCACGTGGCTGGGCCGATTCGCTGATCTTCTGCTCCTCAGGAGTCTTAGGATTCGGAGTAACTTCCGAAGCCAGTCGTATCGCCTCTTTTGATATCTGGTCAAAGTCGATACTTCCTAGAGAACTAGCAAATTCGCTCTTGGTGATCTGTGACCCTGTGGTTTGTGTTTCTACAATGTTCCTATCTTTgctgtcttgtattttttcttctacctGCACTTTCTCTTGTGTTGCCTTCCTTTTACTTGGAGAATTAGATACAGCTGCTTTGGTTGCAAATGGATTGAAATTTGGATCATCCAAGTTGTCTAAGAAGTCCAGCTGATAGCCCTTTTTGGGAACAATATCTACTTTTATTTCCTCTGCATCTTCAGCCTTTGGTGTTTTCTTGATACTTTTCTTCACAGATTTTGCATCCTCAGCCTGAGTTTTCTTTTCTTGAGAAGTTCCCAAACTTTCCTCCTTTTCACCAACAGACGCATCTGCTTTACCGGGAGAATTTGAAACCGCCGATTTGGTTGCAAATGGATTGAAATTGGGGTCATCAATATGATCTAGGTCTAGCTGGTACCCTCCCTTTGGCTCAGTAGCAACATCGTCTTGCTTTCCTTCGGGAGCCTTTGCCActggtttcttcttcttcatagcAACTGGTTTCCCAGTTTCCTTACTTGGTTTCTTTTCCTCATCACGATTTGGCACTTCCTCAGAGACTTTATTCTCCTCAGCCTTCTTGCTCTCTACCGCtggttcttttttcttgtctggaGAATTGCTCACAGACATCTTTGTTGCAAAAGGATTGAAATTTGGATCATCAAGGTTATCCAAGTCTAGGTTATACCCCTTTTTAGGAGGAATGATTTCACCCTCTTCTGTGGTGCCACTGTTTTCTGCCTCCTTCTTGGCCACAACTGTCTTACTTCTAGGAGCCTCCTTTCCCTTTGCACAGGAAGCCTTTTCTGAAGTCTTCTTATTTTGTGTTGCCTTATCCTCTTCCTTGGCATCTGCAACGGGCTTCTTCTCTGCCACCTTCTTTGGCTTCGTTGCACCTTCTGCTGCCACTTTGTTCTCAGCCGCAGGACAGTTTTTCTTGTCTGGGGAATTCTGCACAGTGATTTTGGTTGAAAAGGGATTGAAGTTTGGATCCTCGAGGTTCTCCAGGAACTCCAAATTGTATCCTTTCTTGGGAGGAATGATTTCATCCTCTTCTTGTGCTTCCAATTTCTCTTCTGCCTGATCTTCCTTAGGCATCACTGTCTTAATTGCAAGagcttccttttcttttgcagATGAAGTCTTTTGTGttaccttcttttcttcttctttgaggGCTGCAACAGGTTTCTTCTTCTCAACTTTTTCCTTGGGTTTTGGGGCTTCCTCTGGTGTTTTGCTCTCGGCCACTGGCCCGTCCTTCTTGTCCGGGGAATTGGTGACTGTGGTCTTCAGTGAAAAGGGATTGAAGTTTGGATCATCAAGGTTATCCAAGAAATCAAGATTGTACCCTTTCTTGGGGGGAACTGGCTCATCTTCCTCTTGTGTGTCTGAGGATTCTTTTGGTTTCTCAGACTTCGCCATCTCACTGCTGGCAGTATCCTCCCCTTTTCCACAGGAAGCGAGCATGTCTTCGACAACTATGTTATCTGAAGTCTTAATTTGTGTTACCTTCTCATCCTTTTCTATGACATCAGCAACAAGGGTCTCCTTGGCTTTTGGTGGTGCCTCTACAACTTTGCTGTTAGCCCCTGGGCCATCTTTCTTGTCAGGGGAATTAGTCACTGTGGTCTTGGTTGCAAAAGGATTAAAGTTTGAATCATCTAGGCAATCTAAGAAGTCCAGATTGTATTCCTTCTTGGGAGGAATTGgtgcatcttcctcctccttctcctcacaaACGTCCATTGCCTCATCAGCCTGTCTTTGATCTGCCGACATGTCCTCCTTGAGCGATTCTACTGCTGCTACATCAGCTTTGGGAGCCACATCTTCAGATATTTTGACTCCTGCCGTCACCTCCTCCTTGGCCGATTCTGCTGCTGTTATATCAGCTTTGGGAGCCATATCTTCAGATATTTTGACTTCTTCCTGTGTGTCCAAAAGTTTGACAggatcttcctcttcctgctttgGTTCTGATTCTACCTGAGAAACaggttcctctctcctcccaggCGAGTTACTGACTGAGGTCTTAGTAGTAAAAGGGTTAAAGTTTGGATCTTCTAAATTATCTAAGAAGTCCATATTATATCCCTTTCTGGGAGGGAttatttcttcctcttgctcctcagAAGCATTTTCTGCTACCATCTCAGTCTTCAGTGATCCATCTTCAACTGGATCTTCTTTAACATGAGCATGgctttcttcttgtttatcttcattattttccgaCAATATCTGTTCTTGCATCACACTCACAGGCTTGACAAACTCGACTGGTTCCTCTGCCACATTTTCCTTGGTAACTTTCTCTGGAGAGTTGCTGACAGCCGTTTTTGTCGCAAAAGGATCAAAACCAAGATCCTCCAGTTTGTCAAAGTCCAAACTGTATCCTTTCTGGGGAGGAGCAGCTGCTTCATCTTGCTGATCCTGTTCCCCCATTTCTGTACTCGACTGCTGCACTTTTTCCCCAGACGCATTCTCACCATTTTCTTGTCTGTGTTCTGGTGCCACAACCGCCTCAGTTGCTTCAGTCTGACCTATTTCTTTACAGTTTACCTCCCTGGCTTCATGCACTTCCAGCAATTCTGTTTTCTCAGATATATCTACAAGAGCTCCAGATTTATCCAAACAATCTGACTCTCTTTCCTTCATAACAGGATCTGCCACaactttacttttctctttgtctggAGAATTTGTCACAGCTGCTTTTGTTGAGAAAGGATCGAAGTTTGCATCATCCAATCTGTCCAAGAATTCCAAGTTGTATCCTTTCTTCGGCACAATATCTTTTTCCTCGTCTGCCTTCACAAATCCAGCTACTGAATTGCCTGCACCCTCTTCTGGACTCGTTTCCATTTGTCCTTCTGCAAATGCTTTAGCACCTTCTTGCAAGTGCGACTGGCTGTCATCATTTGGCACTTTATCAGGGGAAGAGGGGATTATAACAATGGGTTCCACTACAGAATTGGAGGAATCCTCTATTTCTGCTGTTTTGTTAAGCTCCACACGTGCCAAAGGCTTTTCCTTGCTCTTCACAGGTGTATTCATATCAGATGTGTCACTGACAGCAACTTTTTCAAAAGAAGCTGTAAGCTGGTCAAAGGTGTCATTGTGCATGTTGGGTTGCAGTGAAGTGGAAACTTTCTCCGCATCTTTATTCCCTGGTGACAAGTTTTGAGAAGTATTTTCAACCGAGTCACTTGCATCATGGAAATTATCCTCTTCAGGAATGTCTCTGGTTTCATTCAGTTTCATATTCTCAAAACTGTTCAGAAGAGTACCAACATCCGACCTAAAATTAGGAGAATGGAAAATCTGAACACAAAAATCTTGTCATGGAATACAGATATGTGAAACCAATGTAActagcaatatttttttatttttttttatcatctcaaaCTAAAGGAATCAAGTAAAACAAGTACAAACATAACTTCACCTGTTTAGAGTAATGTTAGCAGAATTGGAAACATCCAAGAGAGTGGAATTTGCCTTTGGTACGACAGGAGATGGTATGATTTTTTCAATAGCTGTGTCATCTAGTTCCCCAGCACTCTCATATTCTGAATCTGCAGATGAACAAAAACCCAAATTGTCTTGTTTTTAATACCTAACAGCCTAATAGCATGTCTTCAAATATCCTAAATTTCTAACAactgaaaaatggaataaaaagtcCAATCATGGATTCAATGAAACCTCACTTGGCTGTTCAACTGAAAAGATTCTTGACTGTGAGGAACATAAAGGCTTCTTTCACCTTACCTGAGTCCCCAACTAAAGCAGCTACAGGAGATCCCCTAAATTCAGCAACTGTAGGATGTAGTAGTTTATTATCCACAACAGTTGACCTGCAAAGTGTAAATATTTTAGCATTTCACAGAACAAAAAAACTACTATactaaaacaaatgataatcCCATTTTGATTCTGCAAAATCTATTCTTTGGTaccactgacaataataataaacatcatcaaCAGCTGTATTTCATCTGCTATGCTATGAAGCACAGCCTGCCAGTGGACCAACATGAATCCAAAATATGTGGAAAGCCCTGATGCCGTCAAAGCAGGCCATTGGCCAAGGTTGCTCTTGTGTCTGATGCGGAATCAAACCAGTGTTTTCTAAGTCACTCAATTTCAAAATGGCACATGTTGCAGATGAAGCCAAGATGCAGCAAGGTGAATCTAGAGTGGAATCCATTCAGTCCAAGACAAATATTGCATTCAATCTTGCAGTGATGGGAAGTTAATTATGCTCATGGCTTCTGCCAggcaggaagaaaagggaaaacagcaaaTCGATTAATTaatgagggaaatgaagagagggatgAAAGCATAAATGTGAACAAATGAGAGAATGCAAAATGAATGAatggcaaaaaaataacaataaaaaaatgacaaagaatgacagcaaacaaataaataattgaaagaaaaagaaagacaaatggtggaagagagggagagggggaggggatgagagagagagagagagagagagagagagagagagagagagagagagagagagagagagagagagagagagagagagagagagagagagagagagacagagagagagggaggggagggggagggagggggagggagggggagggagagggagagggagaggagagagagagaggagagagaggagaggagggagggagggagggagggagggagggaggagagggagggagagagagagaggagaagagaagggagagcgagagagagagagaaagagaaagacagagagagagagagagagagagaaagagaaagacagagagagagaaagagaaagacagagagagagagaaagagaaacagagagagaagaaagagaaagacagagagagagagaaagagaaagacagagagagagagagagaaaaatacaaagagaaaaagatagagagaggggggggagagatagcaagagaggagagaggagagagagaaagacagaaagagggaaagagggaaagagagaaaaatagaaagagagggagggagggagggagagagagaacaaagataaGAACAACAACCAATACCACAAATacagcaacaataaaataataaataacaaccctcctgttagataaataataacaataaaaacgataaagatTCGCAATCACCCATTTTACCTGTTAGTCGCTGACGGAATCTGATCGATGACATCAGCAATCATCTCCTTGGCGTAGTCCTTATACGCGCTGTGGTCTATCGCTGTGACAACTTCAGTCCTTTCGCGCCAAGTCCTCTCCTCATCCAGTTCCGAAATGACATTGTATTTGGATGGTGTGGCAGTACTCTGGGAAGAAGCAAGGCCATGACATATTAATGCTTTGGGTTTTCAAAATCATGGTCAGTATAATGATACTGGATCAATTATTTCATCTGCACCTCATTCTGAGTAAATTATTAGGGATAGAACACAAAAAGGAGAATGGTTTTCGTCTCATCGTTTCGACCTCACGGCATTTTTCCTTACCTTTGGTGTCGGTCCGTTGGCTCTCGTCCCCAAAGCATTATTTCCGAGCTCTTTGAAAGGAGAACGTTTGACGCTGTCGGCTGCTTGTGGACCAGCTTTCAGGTGGGCATTTTGACTAGGCAGGTTCTCAATAGGTATCACATTCTCATCCATTGGTAATAATTATTCTGAAATACAAAATCACATCGTTAATGCAAGTCAAAGAAAGCTCTCATAGCAAGACACTGATTCTAATTATTAACCGTTACTAAATATGGACTTCCAAGaatcaaataaatacacatacgtctacaaaaaaaaaaataactaatcaggtaaataaacaaaacaactcagaaaataattacagaaatatccCGCTAATAACTCTATCTAACTCTTTCCAATCCAAGCCGTGAATGTTCACCCTAATGCAAACTACACCGAGGATTTTCCCCGCCTCTCTCGGCACAGAGTCGGCAGAATATCAGTCAACGACATAATATAAATGGggagattggggagagagagagaccgataaaagagaaatatagatcaGCGTAAAAAATACACTTGTTAGAGACACTGAAGAGATACTAAGAGAAAATAAAGGCTTCATTAGGCAATAACATTGAcaatattattagataatattacTAGATTAGTTATAAAAGACTGTAATTTACATCTTAGCAATTATTCGAGAAAATCACATTAATCCGACACAGATGGAATTACtcataaaaatcttaataatttaccgtgaatatatatatttttttttatataattagtcACATGAATAACTAAGAAAAACGATCaatcttatatttttcatttgcttttataagttcttaaaaaaaagaaaaaaaaatacatttataacgacctttttacatcaatttttttttttttttcctttttcaaacgcCACAGACCAACACATAACAAAGCACACTCACGatcacttatttttaaaaaataataataatctcaacaccaaaaaataataaaaataacaacaacttcGCATTTTTAAAAGGCCACCATAGGCCTACATCCATCTTCCTCAAAAATCCACCAAAATCCCACCAAATTTCGCCGATTTCTCCCTCCCACTGCCCTCAGAACACCTTCATCTCACCTGTTAAGACTCTCTAACGACGAAATAAGTgcgaaaacgaaggaaaaaacgagagagaaaaggccgCACGTCCGCCCCGCCTCGACGCCGGTTTGAATTTAAACTTCTTTTCGGGAGACGCGCGGTCGTGACGTCATCGAGGTGccggttattattttttttttttttttgtccatttctaataattttattttaagtcCGTTGTtatctaaaagggggaaaaagaggatataatatatattacgtcttttttgtcttttttttttttcctcccgcgTGTTCTCGGTTTTGGATGGATTTGGATAAAGGGGATAAGAAGggatataaatacttttttatataggTGTGGGATAATAAGGGTAATTTCGACAGCTGGCATCACCTCCTCCGTGTGTAGGTGTTTCCTCACGAATGACAGTTGCTTCGGAAACATTTTATTTTGCTGGTTAAAAGGACTTGAATGCACGCGAATTGCttccagttttatatatatatatatatatatatataatatatatctatatatatatatatatatatatatatattatatatcatatatatgatatatatatatatatatatatatatgatatatatatacatatatttatgtatattcatgtatgtatgtatgtattatatgtgttgtatgtatgtgtgtgtgtatatatatatatatatatatatatatatatatatatatatatatatatatatatgaatatttctcattattcgcgtctctctctctctctctctctctctctctctctctaatatatatatatattaatataaaataaaatatattttatatatatatatacatttttcccatatatacatacacacacaccacacacacacacacccacacaccacacacacacacacacacacacacacacacacacacacacattttataatatatatattttatatatattattatatatatatatctattagaccaggcaggcagacagacagacagacagacagagacagagacagaacttacaactaaatagacagatatggatatatatggatatacagacTGAGCTAGAAATGGGCAGAATTGcttccagttatatatatatatatatatatatatatatatattataataataatatatataatatatatatcccaataatatatatatatattatatatatatattttatatatatgtaatatatattcatgtatgtatgtttgtatgtatggtgtgtatgtatgtgtgtgtgtgtataaaatatatagattttatatatataattatatatatatattatatatattttatatatatttctcattatttcgcgtcctcttttcttctctctcccctcctccccctcctctctctctcctcttatatatatataatatatatatatatatatatatatatatatatatcatatatacatatatgcatatatacatacacacacacacacacacacacacacacacacacacacaccacacacacacacacacacacacaccacacacacacacacacacacacacacacacatatatatatatatatatatatatatatatatatatatatatatatatatatagacaggcaggcagacagacagacagacagacagagacagagacagacttacaactaaatagacagatatggatatatatggatatacagacTGAGCTAGAAATGGGCAGAGGCATGtttatgtgcacgtgtgtgcatatatgtgcgtatgtgtgtgtgtgtgtgtgtgtgtgtgtgtgtgtgtgtgtgtgtgtgtgtgtgtgtgtgtgtgtgtgtgtgtgtgtgtgtgtgtgtgtgtgtgtgtgtgtgtacatatatgcgttAATGTACAGTGTGTATAGGCGAGCATGTTTATCTGGGGGACtacatgtgtgtttgcatttgagTTTTAGTATAAAGCGGTTTCAACAGAAAACAATATGCATTTCTACAGAATATGATGCAATATAAATCTCTACTGAAGAAAGCATTTTAAAGAGCGCTGTAATCTGTCTATGTAATTAATCCTCGTTTATCTAAAGATTTTTCCCTCCTAGGAAGAATCTCAAACTGCAAAAAAATCCCCACCAATGACAGATTTATTAGCCGATTGCTTCCTGTCAACTTATCTCCTCAACATAACTGGAAAATGCCTCTGGTTCCTTTGCATAACCCAACATTTTGCATGACAAATACTTATTCCATGGACCGAAATAGTGATTCTCCCCTTCtgaaaagtggaaaataaaaggagaaaaaaaatggataaacagaGGAATGGATAAATCAATCGACCGCTTACGAATAGtgtaaataaaaggagaaaaaagggatatGCAGAGAGAGGGATAAATCGAGCGACCGGTAAAATACACAGGCTGAGTCACCCTGAAGTTAGACCGTTAAGGGAAGACTAATCTAGATGTGGTGGTGGCCTTTCATAGGGATTTCTTGTACATGGAGTGTGAAAAGTGTGATCTTGTGGTCTCTTTTTTGTCCGTcggtttgcgtttgtttgtttgtttgtttgtgtatgtctgtttgatattgtcggtctgtttgtttgtttctctctctctctctctctctctctctctctctctctctctctctctctctctctctctctctcctcatcctctctctctctctctcctctctctctctctctctctctctctctctctctctctctctctctctctctctctctctctcctctctcctctctctctcttctctttctctctctctctctctctctctgctctcttctctctctctgctctctcctctctctctgctctctcctctctctctgctctctctcttctctctctttcctcctctctctctctctttctctctctcctctctctttctctcctctctctcttctcatcctctctctctcctctctttctctcttctcttctctctctctctcctctcttttctctctccctcctctctcccttctctctttctctctctttctcttttttttcccctctctccctctctctcctctctctctctctccctcccctcctttttctctctctctcctttcttttccccttttctcctccccatctctcttttctctctctcccttcttttcccttttttctttttcttttttccctctttttcctcctctctcttttccttctctcttttttttcccctttcctttttttttttctccttttctctctttctttctctttctctctctctctcctctctcttctctctctccctctccccctctctttttccccctttctcctcctctcctctctcctctctctctctctcctctcttttctcctctcttttctctctctctctctttccctctctcctttcttttttttttcttttcttttttttcctcttttttctctctctcccccccccctttttcctttcttctttttcttttttccctttcccttttttttttccctttttctcttcctttccctctctctctccttctcctctctcccctcgcttttctctctctctctctctctccctcttttctctttctccccctctcctctctcctctctctctccttctccccccccctcttctctctctcttccctctttttcttctttttttttctttttcccttgtttttctcctcttttcttcctctcctcttctttccttctcctcgttttttttattcttcctttttaaaatttctccttttttctctcttttctctcctctcttttctctctctctctctctctctctctctctcttctctctctcctctctctctctctcctcctctctcttctctctcctctctcttcccctctctctcctcctctcctcttcctctctctctctcctctcctctttctctctctctctctctcctccttcttctctctcactctttctcctctatcctctctctctctctctcctctctctcctttttccctcttctctccccccctcctcccttctctctccccctttctcttttctctctctcctccccccttctcccctctctcc
It includes:
- the LOC119580796 gene encoding titin-like isoform X1, producing the protein MDENVIPIENLPSQNAHLKAGPQAADSVKRSPFKELGNNALGTRANGPTPKSTATPSKYNVISELDEERTWRERTEVVTAIDHSAYKDYAKEMIADVIDQIPSATNRSTVVDNKLLHPTVAEFRGSPVAALVGDSDSEYESAGELDDTAIEKIIPSPVVPKANSTLLDVSNSANITLNRSDVGTLLNSFENMKLNETRDIPEEDNFHDASDSVENTSQNLSPGNKDAEKVSTSLQPNMHNDTFDQLTASFEKVAVSDTSDMNTPVKSKEKPLARVELNKTAEIEDSSNSVVEPIVIIPSSPDKVPNDDSQSHLQEGAKAFAEGQMETSPEEGAGNSVAGFVKADEEKDIVPKKGYNLEFLDRLDDANFDPFSTKAAVTNSPDKEKSKVVADPVMKERESDCLDKSGALVDISEKTELLEVHEAREVNCKEIGQTEATEAVVAPEHRQENGENASGEKVQQSSTEMGEQDQQDEAAAPPQKGYSLDFDKLEDLGFDPFATKTAVSNSPEKVTKENVAEEPVEFVKPVSVMQEQILSENNEDKQEESHAHVKEDPVEDGSLKTEMVAENASEEQEEEIIPPRKGYNMDFLDNLEDPNFNPFTTKTSVSNSPGRREEPVSQVESEPKQEEEDPVKLLDTQEEVKISEDMAPKADITAAESAKEEVTAGVKISEDVAPKADVAAVESLKEDMSADQRQADEAMDVCEEKEEEDAPIPPKKEYNLDFLDCLDDSNFNPFATKTTVTNSPDKKDGPGANSKVVEAPPKAKETLVADVIEKDEKVTQIKTSDNIVVEDMLASCGKGEDTASSEMAKSEKPKESSDTQEEDEPVPPKKGYNLDFLDNLDDPNFNPFSLKTTVTNSPDKKDGPVAESKTPEEAPKPKEKVEKKKPVAALKEEEKKVTQKTSSAKEKEALAIKTVMPKEDQAEEKLEAQEEDEIIPPKKGYNLEFLENLEDPNFNPFSTKITVQNSPDKKNCPAAENKVAAEGATKPKKVAEKKPVADAKEEDKATQNKKTSEKASCAKGKEAPRSKTVVAKKEAENSGTTEEGEIIPPKKGYNLDLDNLDDPNFNPFATKMSVSNSPDKKKEPAVESKKAEENKVSEEVPNRDEEKKPSKETGKPVAMKKKKPVAKAPEGKQDDVATEPKGGYQLDLDHIDDPNFNPFATKSAVSNSPGKADASVGEKEESLGTSQEKKTQAEDAKSVKKSIKKTPKAEDAEEIKVDIVPKKGYQLDFLDNLDDPNFNPFATKAAVSNSPSKRKATQEKVQVEEKIQDSKDRNIVETQTTGSQITKSEFASSLGSIDFDQISKEAIRLASEVTPNPKTPEEQKISESAQPRDVFSPLPARHSSAKQEAFGMDEFTSATELSGCDQDLSEGEKFQDATFHPIFNNPEDLDVLGSHGMEGDKINLVRNSLYVKFDPLVSGRQSLAPFLAQQLLGTKDEEDPRRFSGLISFSPSPIKPQRPRDGNGTPVRPHTTTRADETLMLDSTALDSTVVGENSNISLMSSGPALNNTVISNAPSECANETVIQAVATEKMVPERVMNERLKNLELSMQDTLLRKIRAFEEEQKKSKQQIEEQNIALASMEEENGTLKATIVKMQDVLAKIMKQEEAKEKERKNQVLLLENKYEAKISALQKESQQYQDELKNAEAPFFDLVKKFERLREVTECLRRNEESLKSENEGLKGKLAQKEETFKNVLQTLEENYAKAQEEFSQEKEKHEKELGKASVMLKRAEVKILSLTSSLEEKNADNQRLAALLDDITNKFG